TTCAAGCCAACTGTCTAATCTTCACTTTAGCGTCTTCCAGAAGTTTTATGGACGCTCCACTCATAGGATAGGCCAGGTTAAAAACCACTTCTGAAATTCCAGAATTAATAATCATTTTGGTACAAAGGAGGCAGGGGGAAAAAGTAGTGTAGAGCAAGGCATCTTTAATACTTACCCCATGATAGGCTGACTGAGTGATGGCATTTTCTTCAGCGTGTGAACAGTAGCAATCTTCCAAACCCGCCCCCGATTTTCCAAAATTGTTGCAGCGCGGGCAGCCGCCTTCATTGCAATTGGCAACCCCACGAGGGGTGCCATTGTAACCCGTGGAAATAATGCGTTTATCTTTTACGATCACCGCAGCCACTTTTCGTTTGAGACAGTTTGAACGCATGGCCACACCTTGTGCGATATTCATGAAATAATCATCCCAGCTGGGGCGCACCTGATTCGCCGAAAGTTTGCGAACGATGTCTTTGAGTTGAGTGCGAAGTTCCTCAATCGTCTGATTGTTTTCCACTTCAATATCCGCCAAAGCCGCAGTCCCATCGAGTTGTTGGGCATGAGGGTCCTCGCTATTG
The nucleotide sequence above comes from Deltaproteobacteria bacterium. Encoded proteins:
- a CDS encoding AAA family ATPase; translated protein: MIIGLTGKNAAGKGEVASLFQEAGFRFYSLSDVLREELHLRSLPSSRENMIKIGNELRHAYGPAVLAMRIMSKLQPDQNYVIDSFRNPKEVEIFRDKEGFHLIHVAALPQKRFERILARQRIGDPKNFEDFITLDDKEANSEDPHAQQLDGTAALADIEVENNQTIEELRTQLKDIVRKLSANQVRPSWDDYFMNIAQGVAMRSNCLKRKVAAVIVKDKRIISTGYNGTPRGVANCNEGGCPRCNNFGKSGAGLEDCYCSHAEENAITQSAYHGVSIKDALLYTTFSPCLLCTKMIINSGISEVVFNLAYPMSGASIKLLEDAKVKIRQLA